From Desulfosoma caldarium, the proteins below share one genomic window:
- a CDS encoding universal stress protein yields the protein MMSVQGREGSKIVVGYDGTRTAKEAVNVALFHARHFHAEVHVVWSLEGGHGTTAEQVDEARDGLQYVENLFREAQIPCQTHLLIRGLSAGEDLVRFAEEQKCLEIIVGVRRRSQVGKLIFGSTARYVILNASCPVVSVR from the coding sequence ATGATGAGCGTACAAGGTCGTGAAGGTTCTAAAATTGTGGTGGGTTATGACGGGACGCGCACGGCCAAGGAAGCCGTGAACGTGGCCTTGTTCCATGCGCGGCACTTTCATGCAGAGGTCCATGTGGTTTGGTCCCTGGAAGGGGGACATGGCACCACCGCCGAGCAGGTCGATGAGGCGAGAGACGGGCTGCAGTATGTGGAAAATCTTTTTCGAGAAGCCCAGATTCCCTGCCAGACCCATTTGCTCATTCGAGGGCTTTCGGCCGGAGAAGACCTGGTGCGTTTTGCCGAAGAGCAGAAATGTCTTGAAATCATTGTGGGTGTGCGGCGCCGATCCCAGGTTGGCAAGCTTATCTTCGGATCCACGGCGCGCTACGTCATTTTGAATGCATCCTGCCCCGTGGTGAGCGTGAGGTAG
- a CDS encoding bifunctional riboflavin kinase/FAD synthetase: MKVIRSVQDIQKPLNNPVMTIGNFDGVHRGHQVLFRRVVDWAKKLGGQSVVMTFDPHPLQVLAPSRGPDFITSHRKKLELIEAEGIDVTVVIPFSKGFAQISAHDFVKDLLVDRIGIKGIVVGYDYRFGRNREGDIRLLRDLGGRYGFQVEMVSGIELEGTLVSSTAIRQFIRDGEIREAERLLGRPYEIIGRVVKGHERGRLLGFPTANVDVHQHVLPKPGVYAVEADIDGETYMGAANFGWNPTFGDPTPSLEVHVLDFDGDLYGKEIAVRFVERIRDERRFPGPEALVAQIQRDVETVRSLLAAKNPMALAASG, translated from the coding sequence ATGAAGGTGATTCGAAGCGTGCAAGACATCCAAAAGCCTTTGAACAATCCTGTGATGACCATCGGCAATTTCGACGGGGTCCATCGCGGCCACCAGGTTTTGTTCCGACGCGTCGTGGATTGGGCGAAAAAGCTGGGCGGACAATCGGTGGTGATGACCTTCGATCCGCACCCTCTGCAAGTGCTGGCGCCGTCCCGAGGACCGGATTTCATCACGTCCCATAGAAAGAAACTGGAACTCATCGAGGCCGAAGGGATCGACGTGACCGTCGTGATTCCATTCAGCAAGGGCTTCGCGCAAATCTCCGCCCACGACTTCGTCAAGGATCTTCTGGTGGACCGCATCGGAATCAAGGGGATTGTCGTCGGGTACGATTACCGGTTCGGCAGAAACCGGGAGGGAGACATTCGATTGCTGCGGGACTTGGGCGGCCGATATGGTTTCCAGGTGGAGATGGTTTCCGGGATTGAGCTGGAGGGCACCCTGGTGAGCAGCACGGCCATTCGCCAGTTCATCCGCGACGGCGAAATTCGGGAAGCGGAGCGGCTTCTGGGGCGGCCTTACGAAATCATCGGGCGTGTGGTCAAAGGGCACGAGCGGGGTCGGCTGCTTGGGTTCCCTACGGCCAATGTGGACGTCCATCAGCACGTGCTGCCCAAGCCCGGCGTCTATGCCGTGGAAGCGGACATTGACGGCGAAACCTATATGGGCGCGGCCAATTTCGGTTGGAATCCCACCTTTGGTGATCCGACGCCTTCCCTGGAAGTGCATGTGCTGGATTTCGACGGCGACCTGTACGGCAAGGAAATTGCCGTCCGTTTTGTGGAGCGCATTCGTGACGAACGCCGCTTTCCCGGGCCGGAAGCGCTTGTGGCGCAGATTCAAAGGGATGTGGAAACCGTGCGAAGCCTTCTGGCCGCCAAGAACCCCATGGCCCTTGCCGCCTCCGGCTAA
- the hflX gene encoding GTPase HflX, protein MRKRLENLTRRRSLPRDVVSPDLARDLARLSFDSGRQIGVMIGRDGAVEMVLVGDSRSLYIPDLPKSRAGRWRLRGLRFVHTHLREEPLTQDDLMDLVFLRLDCIAVIRVDLHGGAKDLEVAHILPASRQTQVAWRILPPTPCAEPTLHFLEFVQSLEEELERERRSVAAEKAKDRAILVSVTTEEREVAEASLAELKELACSAGISVADSIVQRQRQANPKYLIGKGKLSEIIVRALQCGVDLLIFDQDLNPSQIRSITDTTELRVIDRTQLILDIFAQRAHSREGKLQVEIAQLKYLLPRLGVKDDALSRLRGGIGVRGPGETKLEINRRRIKDRIAHLEKQLQQVRKNRSQRRAKRLRQTLPILSIVGYTNAGKSTLLNTLTHSRVWAEDQLFATLDPTTRRLRFPRDMEVIVTDTVGFIRNLPQNLLDAFAATLEELNDADLLLHVVDLSNPHYEDHMASVAEILEKLGLDRKPTVLVFNKMDKVDSDTLARALQRYEAVAVSAIDRTTLWPLLEVLQNKVENFFLPEDAEASEHLTVSESPSETVTVMDVKANRLSTRLRVSWAGKDL, encoded by the coding sequence GTGCGCAAGCGCCTGGAAAACCTCACCCGCCGCAGATCCCTGCCCCGCGACGTCGTCTCTCCAGATCTGGCTCGCGATCTGGCGCGCCTGTCTTTTGACAGCGGTCGTCAGATCGGCGTCATGATAGGCCGAGACGGCGCCGTGGAAATGGTGCTGGTGGGAGATTCCCGATCCCTTTACATTCCGGACCTTCCCAAGTCCCGCGCAGGACGATGGCGCCTTCGAGGACTTCGATTCGTTCATACGCACCTGCGGGAAGAACCCCTAACCCAAGACGACCTCATGGACCTGGTCTTTCTGCGCTTGGACTGTATCGCCGTCATTCGCGTGGACCTGCACGGAGGCGCCAAGGATTTGGAAGTGGCCCACATTCTGCCGGCTTCGCGCCAGACGCAGGTGGCATGGCGGATTCTGCCGCCCACGCCCTGCGCCGAACCAACGTTGCATTTTCTGGAATTTGTTCAGTCCCTGGAAGAGGAACTGGAACGGGAACGGCGGTCGGTGGCCGCGGAAAAGGCCAAGGATCGGGCGATTCTGGTGAGCGTCACCACCGAGGAAAGGGAGGTGGCGGAAGCCTCTTTGGCGGAACTGAAAGAATTGGCTTGCAGTGCCGGCATTAGTGTAGCCGACAGCATCGTTCAGCGGCAGCGGCAAGCCAACCCCAAATACCTTATCGGCAAAGGCAAACTCAGCGAAATCATCGTTCGGGCTCTCCAGTGCGGTGTGGATCTTTTGATCTTCGATCAGGATCTCAATCCATCCCAGATTCGCTCCATTACGGATACCACGGAACTGCGCGTCATCGACCGCACGCAACTCATTCTGGACATCTTTGCCCAGCGAGCCCACAGCCGAGAAGGCAAGCTGCAGGTGGAAATCGCCCAGCTCAAGTATCTTCTGCCTCGGCTGGGCGTCAAAGACGACGCCTTGTCACGCCTGAGAGGTGGCATCGGCGTGCGAGGGCCCGGGGAAACGAAGTTGGAAATCAACCGCCGGCGCATTAAAGACCGCATCGCGCATTTGGAAAAGCAGCTACAGCAGGTGCGCAAAAACCGGTCTCAGCGAAGGGCCAAGCGCCTGAGGCAAACCCTGCCCATTTTGTCCATCGTGGGCTACACCAACGCGGGAAAATCCACCCTGCTCAACACCCTCACCCACAGTCGTGTCTGGGCGGAAGATCAGCTGTTTGCCACGCTGGATCCCACGACGCGACGGCTGCGTTTTCCACGGGACATGGAAGTTATCGTGACGGATACCGTGGGGTTTATTCGCAACCTGCCTCAAAACCTTCTGGATGCCTTTGCCGCCACACTGGAAGAACTCAACGACGCCGATCTGCTTCTGCACGTGGTGGACCTGAGCAACCCGCACTACGAAGACCACATGGCTTCGGTGGCCGAAATTTTGGAAAAGCTGGGCCTGGATCGCAAGCCCACGGTGTTGGTGTTCAACAAGATGGACAAAGTGGATTCGGACACGCTGGCTCGCGCGCTGCAGCGTTATGAAGCCGTGGCGGTATCGGCCATCGACCGCACCACACTTTGGCCTTTGCTGGAAGTGCTTCAAAACAAGGTGGAAAACTTCTTTCTGCCTGAAGATGCCGAAGCTTCTGAGCACCTCACGGTTTCCGAATCGCCCTCGGAAACCGTGACCGTAATGGATGTGAAAGCCAACCGGCTCAGCACCCGCCTTCGCGTGTCCTGGGCCGGCAAAGACCTTTAG
- a CDS encoding phenylacetate--CoA ligase family protein: protein MQTHSTTGEYWNPKVETLSREALEDLQRKRLRATLRRAVRAPFYRELLGPEPWRHVRTLADVRHLPITTKEDLRRAYPYGFLCVPKDQLVRLHVSSGTTGQATAVFYTHKDVNTWAELMARCLYMTGARPGDVFQNLSGYGLFTGGLGFHYGAERLGLLTIPSGAGNSKRQIHLMRDFSTTVMHIIPSYALRLMDVMTQMGVDPKRDLQLRIAYLGAEPYSQEVRRRVEDFYGVKVYNSYGLSEMNGPGVAFECVHQNGLHIWEDAYLVEVLDPETLEPVTEGELGELVLTTLTREGMPLIRYRTKDLTRILPDACPCGRVHRRLDRIQGRSDDMFILKGVNIFPIQVEQVLMGIPEVGNNYRILLDRENNVDVMTVEVEVTDKIFVEDMRHLHRLQKKITKELRSELLVTPEVRLVEPHGLPQNDGKAVRLLDRRNPYGA from the coding sequence ATGCAGACACACTCCACGACCGGAGAGTACTGGAACCCCAAAGTCGAGACCCTGTCTCGCGAGGCTCTGGAAGACCTCCAACGCAAACGCCTTCGGGCCACGCTGCGTCGCGCGGTTCGTGCCCCGTTTTACCGTGAGCTACTGGGCCCCGAGCCATGGCGGCATGTGCGCACTTTGGCCGATGTGCGCCATTTGCCGATCACCACCAAGGAGGATCTTCGGCGAGCCTATCCTTACGGGTTTTTGTGCGTTCCCAAGGACCAACTGGTGCGGTTGCATGTTTCTTCCGGCACCACGGGACAAGCCACAGCCGTCTTCTACACCCATAAGGACGTGAACACCTGGGCCGAACTCATGGCCCGGTGCCTCTATATGACCGGCGCACGGCCGGGAGACGTCTTTCAAAACTTGTCCGGATACGGCCTTTTCACCGGCGGTCTTGGATTTCATTATGGGGCCGAGCGCCTGGGGTTGCTTACCATTCCCTCAGGAGCGGGCAACAGCAAACGCCAGATTCATCTTATGCGCGATTTTTCCACCACGGTCATGCACATCATTCCCAGCTACGCCCTGCGCCTCATGGATGTCATGACGCAAATGGGCGTCGATCCCAAGAGGGATTTGCAGCTTCGCATCGCGTATTTGGGTGCTGAACCCTATTCCCAGGAAGTGCGCCGACGCGTGGAAGACTTTTACGGCGTTAAGGTCTACAACAGCTACGGCCTTTCGGAAATGAACGGCCCCGGCGTGGCATTTGAGTGCGTTCACCAAAACGGGCTTCACATCTGGGAAGATGCGTACTTAGTGGAAGTGCTGGATCCCGAGACCTTGGAACCCGTTACAGAAGGGGAGTTGGGCGAACTAGTGCTCACAACCCTCACTCGAGAAGGCATGCCTCTCATTCGCTATCGCACCAAAGACCTGACCCGCATCCTTCCCGATGCCTGCCCCTGCGGCCGTGTGCACAGACGCCTGGACCGCATTCAAGGGCGCTCTGACGACATGTTCATCCTCAAGGGCGTCAACATCTTTCCCATCCAGGTTGAACAGGTTCTCATGGGCATTCCCGAAGTGGGCAACAATTATCGCATCCTCTTGGACCGTGAGAACAACGTGGACGTTATGACCGTAGAAGTGGAAGTGACCGACAAGATCTTTGTGGAAGACATGCGCCATCTGCATAGGTTGCAAAAGAAAATCACCAAGGAACTCAGAAGCGAACTGCTGGTCACTCCCGAGGTGCGCCTTGTGGAACCCCACGGGTTGCCTCAAAATGACGGCAAAGCCGTGCGCCTCCTGGATCGGCGAAACCCTTACGGGGCATGA
- the dnaB gene encoding replicative DNA helicase: MDGLADELKKIPPHHLEAEQSLIGGLLVDSAGLAAALEILRGDEFYRDAHRVIFRAIQDLFERNEPVDLVTVADYLQQKGDLDAVGGAAYLASLTELVPSAANVATYAKIISEKAILRRLIQVSGEIMSWCYGHGKNAEEVLDRAEAAIFAITERRIRSSYAVIKDVVKQSIGTIEALQERRNMVTGVPTHFHDLDKITSGLQPSDLIILAARPSMGKTAFALNIVRNAAVKSGVPCAFFSLEMSKEQLAMRLLCAEARVDSQKVRTGFLSQNDIVKLLSAASTFMEAPIFVDDTPAISTLELRAKARRLKSEHNIGLVVVDYLQLMRSREQTERRELEISDISRSLKALAKELSVPVVALSQLNRKVEERHDKRPQLADLRESGAIEQDADVIVFIYRDEVYNPDSKDKGTAEIHVGKQRNGPTGRIKLAFINSYTRFEDLAAEDLPV, encoded by the coding sequence ATGGACGGGCTCGCCGACGAGCTCAAGAAAATCCCTCCGCACCACCTCGAAGCTGAGCAGTCCTTGATTGGAGGGCTTCTGGTGGACAGCGCCGGCCTGGCGGCCGCTTTGGAGATCCTACGAGGGGACGAGTTTTATCGGGACGCGCACCGCGTCATCTTCCGGGCCATTCAAGACCTGTTTGAGCGCAACGAACCCGTCGATCTGGTCACCGTTGCCGACTATCTACAACAAAAGGGTGATCTGGATGCCGTCGGTGGGGCCGCTTATCTGGCCTCACTGACGGAACTGGTGCCTTCCGCGGCCAATGTGGCCACCTATGCCAAGATCATCAGTGAAAAGGCTATTCTGCGGCGCCTGATTCAGGTCTCCGGGGAAATCATGTCCTGGTGTTATGGCCACGGGAAAAATGCCGAAGAAGTCCTGGACCGCGCTGAAGCCGCCATCTTTGCCATCACGGAACGCCGCATTCGCAGTTCGTACGCCGTCATCAAGGATGTGGTCAAACAAAGCATCGGCACCATCGAGGCTCTGCAGGAACGCAGAAACATGGTGACGGGCGTGCCCACGCACTTTCATGATCTGGACAAGATCACCTCAGGACTTCAGCCCTCGGATCTCATCATCCTCGCGGCACGACCCAGCATGGGTAAAACGGCTTTTGCCTTGAACATTGTACGCAACGCCGCAGTGAAAAGCGGGGTGCCGTGCGCCTTCTTTTCCTTGGAAATGAGTAAGGAACAGCTGGCCATGCGATTGCTGTGCGCGGAAGCTCGGGTGGATTCCCAAAAGGTGCGGACAGGCTTTCTCAGCCAAAACGACATCGTCAAGCTTCTTTCCGCCGCCAGCACCTTCATGGAAGCCCCCATCTTCGTGGACGACACGCCGGCCATTTCCACTTTGGAGCTTCGCGCCAAAGCGCGACGCCTCAAGTCGGAACACAACATCGGGTTGGTGGTGGTGGACTACCTGCAGTTGATGCGCAGCCGAGAGCAAACGGAAAGGCGTGAGCTAGAAATTTCCGATATCTCTCGGTCCCTCAAGGCTCTTGCCAAAGAACTGAGCGTGCCCGTGGTGGCCTTGTCCCAGCTGAACCGCAAGGTGGAAGAACGCCATGACAAGAGACCACAGCTGGCGGACTTGAGGGAATCCGGGGCCATCGAACAGGATGCGGACGTGATCGTCTTCATCTATCGTGATGAAGTCTACAATCCGGACAGCAAGGACAAAGGCACGGCGGAAATTCACGTGGGTAAACAGCGCAACGGCCCCACAGGCCGCATCAAACTGGCCTTTATCAACAGTTATACCCGTTTTGAAGACCTGGCCGCGGAGGATTTGCCCGTTTAG
- the rplI gene encoding 50S ribosomal protein L9 — MKVILTENIPNLGQIGDIVKVAPGYGRNYLLPKGLAIEASSAKIRELEHHKRVLAQKKERVRRQMLSLAEKLNETTLTFQRKVIEEDKLYGSVSVTDIQKALQQQGFELDKRFILLDQPIKQLGECTVPIKVDADITANITVLVNKEE, encoded by the coding sequence ATGAAGGTGATTCTTACGGAAAACATTCCGAACCTGGGACAGATCGGAGACATCGTCAAGGTGGCTCCGGGCTACGGCCGCAACTACCTGCTGCCCAAGGGCCTGGCCATTGAAGCCTCTAGCGCGAAAATTCGCGAACTGGAACATCACAAGCGTGTTTTGGCTCAAAAGAAGGAAAGGGTGCGACGCCAGATGCTTTCGCTGGCGGAAAAACTCAATGAGACCACCCTGACCTTTCAGCGCAAAGTCATAGAAGAAGACAAGCTTTACGGATCCGTGAGCGTGACCGACATTCAAAAGGCGCTGCAACAGCAGGGCTTTGAACTGGACAAGCGTTTCATTTTGCTGGATCAGCCCATCAAGCAGTTGGGGGAATGCACTGTGCCCATCAAGGTGGACGCGGACATCACCGCCAACATCACCGTTCTGGTGAACAAGGAAGAATGA
- a CDS encoding DUF2232 domain-containing protein — protein MSASMPQGHGTEPDSTRTVMREFAAGIGLSVAVFLLLILLPVTGIMATVIVPVPSLISIYRWGTPLGYFVPGGSAVVGGTLSLLLKTPQSLVYFIELLLLGTLLGSGMRKGWSMTRTVADAVVKVCAFGAVVFWWMHGHAEGGLWHHLEEQLRAILASVWSQTASEGTQDADLLTPWQAWIPILARLFPGVAVASTIIGAWLTLSVARRMLLLRGVLMPHWPAWSLWSAPEGLVWAPIAAGFLLLVSSFSLKLLGANVLIALGAVYLLQGVAITAFYFQKWHVPRLLQAFSYALIFFQQFVGLAVALMGFFDTWIDFRRLKKKADVLSSP, from the coding sequence ATGAGCGCCTCCATGCCCCAAGGGCACGGCACAGAACCCGATTCCACTCGAACGGTGATGCGGGAATTCGCCGCCGGCATCGGGCTCAGTGTGGCCGTGTTTCTGCTCTTGATCTTGCTTCCCGTGACCGGCATCATGGCCACGGTGATCGTGCCCGTGCCGTCTCTGATCAGCATTTACCGATGGGGTACTCCTTTGGGGTATTTTGTGCCCGGAGGATCCGCCGTGGTGGGCGGAACACTTTCCTTGCTTTTGAAAACCCCTCAGAGCTTGGTCTATTTCATAGAATTGCTGCTACTGGGAACCTTGTTGGGATCCGGTATGCGCAAGGGCTGGTCCATGACACGAACCGTGGCCGATGCCGTCGTGAAGGTGTGCGCCTTTGGAGCCGTGGTTTTCTGGTGGATGCATGGCCATGCTGAGGGCGGCCTGTGGCACCATCTGGAAGAGCAACTACGCGCCATTCTGGCCTCGGTGTGGTCCCAGACGGCCTCCGAAGGCACGCAGGACGCGGACTTGCTGACGCCATGGCAAGCTTGGATCCCCATTCTCGCCCGCTTGTTTCCGGGTGTGGCTGTGGCCAGCACCATCATCGGGGCTTGGTTGACCTTGTCGGTGGCTCGGCGCATGCTCCTGCTTCGGGGCGTATTGATGCCACATTGGCCTGCATGGTCTCTATGGAGCGCTCCGGAAGGGTTGGTGTGGGCGCCCATCGCGGCAGGATTTCTGTTGCTGGTCTCCTCTTTCAGCCTCAAGCTGCTGGGGGCCAACGTGCTCATCGCTCTGGGGGCGGTGTACCTCTTGCAAGGCGTTGCCATCACCGCCTTCTATTTTCAAAAATGGCACGTCCCTCGCCTGTTGCAGGCCTTCAGTTATGCCTTGATCTTTTTTCAGCAGTTTGTAGGCTTGGCCGTGGCGCTCATGGGTTTTTTTGATACGTGGATTGATTTTAGACGCCTGAAAAAAAAAGCCGACGTTTTGTCCTCGCCCTAA
- the rpsR gene encoding 30S ribosomal protein S18: MAVKRKRKRRIFRRRRVCRFCADSSLRIDYKDAKMLRYFLTERGKIIPRRISDNCAKHQRELTLAIKRARQMALLPYTVDHSI; this comes from the coding sequence GTGGCCGTAAAGAGGAAACGCAAAAGAAGGATTTTTCGGCGCCGTCGTGTGTGCCGGTTCTGTGCGGACAGCAGTCTACGCATCGACTATAAAGACGCTAAGATGCTTCGCTATTTTCTCACCGAGCGGGGCAAGATCATTCCACGGCGCATCTCGGACAACTGCGCCAAGCACCAGCGGGAATTGACTCTGGCCATCAAGCGCGCTCGCCAGATGGCTCTTTTGCCCTACACGGTGGACCATTCCATCTAA
- the rpsF gene encoding 30S ribosomal protein S6, producing the protein MQLRKYESFFIVDPDLPEDAYQGVAQKFQGVVESGGGTVLTYTPWGKKKLAYPVRKKSYGYYVLMEFASGPDLIAELERTMRIDERVLKFITVKLDDAFDPEKEKDQQRPGPMPPSDDEEEAELPPQFDAERGEEEEEEEGEDDKE; encoded by the coding sequence ATGCAGTTACGCAAGTACGAATCGTTTTTCATCGTGGACCCCGATCTTCCTGAAGACGCCTACCAGGGCGTGGCCCAGAAATTCCAAGGCGTCGTCGAATCGGGCGGCGGCACCGTGCTCACCTATACTCCCTGGGGGAAAAAGAAACTGGCCTATCCGGTCAGGAAAAAATCCTATGGCTACTACGTCCTTATGGAATTTGCCTCAGGGCCAGACCTCATCGCCGAGCTGGAACGCACCATGCGCATCGATGAACGGGTGCTCAAGTTTATCACCGTCAAGCTGGACGATGCGTTTGACCCGGAAAAGGAAAAAGATCAACAACGCCCTGGACCGATGCCTCCATCAGACGATGAAGAAGAAGCGGAATTGCCGCCTCAGTTTGATGCCGAGCGTGGGGAGGAAGAGGAAGAAGAAGAGGGCGAGGACGACAAAGAGTAG